Proteins encoded in a region of the Orcinus orca chromosome X, mOrcOrc1.1, whole genome shotgun sequence genome:
- the ARMCX5 gene encoding LOW QUALITY PROTEIN: armadillo repeat-containing X-linked protein 5 (The sequence of the model RefSeq protein was modified relative to this genomic sequence to represent the inferred CDS: inserted 1 base in 1 codon), with amino-acid sequence MQGLVSLRFLEAGSPSTPLELLGFGSGDVERQSLRRKRVRHPSRQGNEKTASHPSRAGKGRGGAGAGLKAGICGPANTRAKAKIHAKAVAETESETGPVTQAKPGDGAMARIQAVTYTEAXALTREVSKMEAKTKTRVVAETKADPPTEPGIVSQTKSKAMPMSRVSAVTKYEVKAGAGSEVNIRSFAKADGKDNIGSRSQRRREASIKWRVGDRAGIVIESSDEAEENVCSWFWTGEEPSIGSWFWPEEETPFQVYKPPRKIQEKPKPKPKPELTIKQKAAAWSRARFCVLVPVEGGERSLPPEGNWTLVETLIETPLGIRPLTKIPPYNGPYFQTLAELKKQVKYREKYGPNPKACRCKSHVFSLEPKEFDKLVALLKLTRDPFIHEIATMIMGISPAYPFTQDIIHDVGITVMIENLVNNPNVKEHPRTLNMVDDNSESSGEPKTGESYVNQVCKDIISFPLNSPEQLAGLKLLVQLSVKFEDHHMIVNYIPDILTLLNKGSGKTKFYVLKVFSRLSKNQANTRELISAKVLSSLVAPFNKNESKANILNTIEIFENINFQFKKKVKLFTKEEFTKSELISIFQEAKQFGQKLQDLAEHSDPEVRDKVIRLILKL; translated from the exons ATGCAAGGCCTGGTATCACTCCGCTTCCTTGAGGCCGGATCGCCTTCAACTCCGCTAGAGCTGCTCGGTTTTGGTTCTGGGGACGTGGAGAGACAAAGTCTGCGGAGGAAAAG GGTTCGGCACCCCTCGAGGcaaggaaatgagaaaactgcCTCTCATCCAAGCAGAGCAG GCaagggcagaggaggggctggggctggcctgAAAGCTGGAATCTGTGGCCCTGCCAACACTAGAGCCAAGGCTAAGATCCATGCCAAGGCAGTGGCTGAGACAGAATCGGAAACAGGACCAGTGACCCAGGCCAAGCCTGGGGATGGAGCAATGGCCAGGATACAGGCAGTGACCTACACTGAGG GTGCCTTGACAAGGGAAGTGAGCAAGATGGAAGCTAAAACTAAGACTAGAGTTGTGGCTGAGACTAAGGCAGACCCCCCTACAGAACCTGGTATAGTGTCCCAAACCAAGTCAAAGGCCATGCCTatgtccagggtcagtgctgtgACCAAGTATGAAGTCAAGGCTGGTGCTGGAAGTGAAGTCAATATCAGGTCCTTTGCTAAGGCTGATGGTAAAGACAATATTGGGTCCAGGtcccagagaaggagagaggccaGCATCAAGTGGAGGGTGGGGGACAGAGCTGGTATTGTAATTGAGTCCAGTGATGAGGCTGAAGAAAATGTCTGCTCTTGGTTTTGGACTGGAGAAGAGCCTAGTATAGGATCCTGGTTCTGGCCTGAAGAAGAGACCCCTTTTCAAGTGTATAAGCCTCCACGTAAGATCCAGGAAAAGCCCAAGCCCAAGCCCAAACCCGAACTTACTATAAAGCAAAAAGCGGCAGCATGGTCAAGGGCCAGGTTTTGTGTCCTAGTCCCAGTAGAGGGAGGGGAGCGATCCTTGCCTCCAGAAGGGAACTGGACTCTGGTTGAGACCTTGATTGAAACTCCTCTGGGGATTCGGCCTCTGACCAAGATCCCACCCTATAATGGGCCTTACTTCCAGACCTTAGCTGAGCTCAAAAAACAGGTTAAGTATAGGGAAAAGTATGGGCCCAATCCAAAAGCCTGCCGGTGCAAATCACATGTTTTTAGTTTAGAGCCTAAAGAGTTTGATAAACTCGTTGCCCTACTTAAGTTAACTAGGGATCCTTTCATTCATGAAATAGCTACAATGATAATGGGTATCAGTCCTGCTTATCCATTTACCCAAGATATAATTCATGATGTAGGTATTACTGTTATGATTGAAAACTTGGTCAATAATCCCAATGTTAAAGAACACCCTAGAACTTTAAATATGGTGGATGACAACTCTGAGTCTTCTGGAGAACCGAAAACAGGAGAGTCATATGTAAACCAAGTTTGTAAGGACATAATCTCTTTTCCTTTGAACTCCCCTGAGCAACTGGCTGGACTAAAATTATTAGTGCAGCTGAGTGTAAAATTTGAGGACCACCATATGATTGTCAATTACATTCCAGATATCCTCACCTTGTTAAACAAGGGAAGTGGCAAAACcaagttttatgttttaaaagtgttttcGCGCTTGTCTAAAAATCAAGCCAATACAAGAGAACTGATCAGTGCCAAAGTACTGTCATCACTGGTTGCGCCGTTTAACAAAAATGAGTCAAAGGCCAATATTCTTAATACCATTGAAATATTTGAGAATATAAATTTCCAATTCAAAAAGAAGGTGAAGCTATTTACCAAGGAAGAGTTCACTAAATCTGAACTTATTTCCATATTCCAGGAAGCAAAACAgtttggtcagaaactacaagacTTAGCAGAGCACAGTGATCCTGAGGTGAGAGATAAAGTTATACGATTAATACTCAAACTCTGA